Within the Thalassoglobus sp. JC818 genome, the region GTTTCATTGCAAATGCCCTCATTCGAAACGCCCTTCTGGATCGATTTGAGAAGTAACCCGAATTCCATGTTCTCGAGTTTAATCAGATTAGGGTACGCCTGTCACCCACTCGATTAAATTAGCGTGCTCTGACGAATTCCCAATCGTCGGATTTCTTCGTGGTTGTGGATTTGCAGTCACGTCACTGGCTGTTACAATTCGATCAACTTTTATTGAGATTGAGTCTCAACATCGTCTGGCCGAATGCCAGTGTTCATGATTTCCTCGAAACAAACGGTTTTCGATACAATGTCCGATGTCTTGCAAATGATTCCGATGGACATGTTGCAGAAGAATGAGTCTGGACGAATCGTTGAAATCGTCGGGCCTCATGACTGGAAGCATCGTCTTCAGGAACTGGGACTGCGAGACGGGGCAATCGTCCGAGTCGTAAAACCCGGAACACCAGCGATCATCGCGATCGACGGACACCGATTCAGCTTCCGCAGCGACCCCAACACCGTTGTTCTCGTCGAGCTTCTGCCGGCTTAGGGCATTGTCCGAAATGCTCAAAGTGAAATCACTCGAGCAAACTCAGAACATTCGCTGAATTCAAGATTCAGCGATCGCAGAGAAACCATGAAAGTGGTCGAACAGGGAATTAATGGACGAGCTTTCGGCAACCAGCTTCACACGTTCAAGTGCCGACCGAATCGTCATCGTCGGAAAGGCTGACTGAGCGTGGAAACACAACCGGATTCGCTGAAGAGACTCGATGAACTCAAGTCAATTGGGCAACAAGCACGAATCGTCGACGTGGTTGGCGATGACTCGATCTCAGTGCGATTGATGGAAATGGGGCTGACTGAAGGAGAAGAGATCACCGTACTCGGTTTTGCCCCACTGGGTGATCCTGTTGAGTATTCGATCCGTGGCTATCGTATCTCTCTTCGAAAATCAGAAGCCAATCGAGTTCAAGTCGAATCTTCTGAGTAAACAGCCACCTTTGAATTCCTCCCCTGACGACCACTCCTCCATTTGCCCTCCGATTCGATCATGCAAGAGACGGTTCAAGCCGCGACTTCAGCACAAACACTCACAGTCGCGTTGATTGGAAATCCCAACACCGGCAAGAGCACACTGTTCAACAGCCTTTGTGGCGGCAAAGCTCGTGTGGGAAACTTTCCAGGAGTGACCGTCGAAAAGAAGGTCGGAAAGTACCGCTTCGGTGACCGAAACATTACCCTCATCGACTTACCGGGAACTTACAGCCTCTCTCCTCGCTCCGACGACGAAATGGTCTCCGTCGACGTTCTTCTCGGGCGGAAGAAAGAAGTCACCGCTCCCGACGCGGTCGTCTGCATTGTTGATGCATCGAATCTCGAGCGAAACCTCTATCTCTTCAGTCAAATTCGAGATCTCAACCTGCCGACTGTCCTCGTCCTGAATATGTGGGATGTCGCCAACAGTCGCGGAGTTCAGATTGACGTCGAACAACTCTCTGAGCGTCTCGGCGTGCCGGTCGTGACCACATCCGCACATCGGCGGGAAGGAATTGAAGGCGTCACAGCTGCCGTGCTGCAAGCCGTCGAGAATCCAGGAACGAAGGCCGTCCGGCTTTTCCCGGCAGAATTCTACGACGAAGCACAAAAACTCGATGAATGGCTCGTTTCAAACGGAGAACCGGCAACACATCTTTTTCTTCGAGAGCGAATGCTGCTCGATATTCGTGGAGCGAGCGAAGATGCAGCCTCGCAGGCTGACCAGTCCAAACTCAAGGCTTACCTCGAAGAAGCAAGAGGACGCCTTGCCGCCAGCGGCCACCGGATTCCAGCGATTGAAACCAAGCTGCGGTATGACTGGATTCGTCAACAACTCGACGGCGTCTTCACACGATCAGAAACTGACCACCGCCTCAGCGCCAGTGATCGCATCGACAAGATTCTGACCCACAAGGTCACCGGCATGATCGTGTTTGCGTTGATCATGCTTTTAATTTTCCAAGCCATTTACACATGGTCCGGCCCATTCATGGAAATGGTCGAAGGACTTCAGAACGGAGCCAACGAAATCGTTGGCGGCATGATGGGACCAGGAACGCTGCGAAGCCTCCTCGTCGACGGAATCATCGCCGGCGTCGGATCGGTCATCATCTTTCTTCCGCAGATCGTCATGCTGTTTGCATTCATTTCGATTCTGGAAGACTGCGGCTACATGGCCCGTGCAGCTTTCCTGATGGATAAGCTGATGACCAAAGTTGGTCTCAGCGGAAAATCGTTTCTTCCGCTGATGTCGTCCTTCGCGTGCGCCATCCCCGGAGTCATGGCGACTCGCGTCATTGAGAATCGCCGCGACCGCATGGTCACCATGCTCATCGCCCCACTAATGAGCTGTTCCGCGCGGCTTCCGGTCTACATGCTGATGATCTACACCTTCATCCCGGCGAGCCTCCTGTTCGGGTTCCTGAGCCTGCGGGGAACAGTCTTGTTTTCGATGTACGCCATCGGCGCCGTGCTCGCTATTCCGATCGCCTGGCTCTTCAAGAAGACGCTCTTCAAAGGCGAGACTCCACCATTCGTCATGGAACTTCCACCGTACAAATGGCCATCTCCCAAAATTGTCTTCGATCGAGTCTATGATCGCTCCAAAGCATTCGTCGTGCGGGCAGGAACACTCATTTTTGCAGTGACTGTTGTCGTTTGGGCACTCGGCTATTTCCCAGGTGACCACACAACCCAGCATCAACTCGCTCAGCAAATCGAAACGCTGCAAGCGTCACCGGAAGAGAATGCTGAAGAGATCGACAAACTCTCTGCCGAGTACGATGACGTCTCAGGAGCGTTGATTCGAGAGAGCTATCTCGGCCGGATGGGGAAAGCCATCGAACCTGTCGTCAAACCACTCGGTTGGGACTGGCGAATTGGCATCGGAGCAGTCGCATCCTTCCCAGCCCGCGAAGTGATCATTTCAACGATGGGAACGATTTTCAGTCTCGGCGGCGAAGTCGACGAAGAAGATCCCAGCCTCAAAGATGCTCTCTCAAATGCAACCTGGCCCGATGGCCGACCACTCTTCACCGTACCGGTCGCCCTGTCTATCATGGTCTTCTTCGCCCTCTGCGCTCAGTGCGGAGCAACGCTGATGGTCATTCGACGCGAAACCAACAGCTGGCGATGGCCGATATTCACGTTCGTCTACATGACCGGCCTGGCCTACATCGCCGCACTGCTCACCTACCAAATCGGTACGTCCCTCATGGGATAATCGCGGCTCAGTTGGCTGAAGAATCGCTGTAATTGGTAGGGCCTGACTACAAGACAAGCGTGCGAAATTGAGTTCGTAGCGAAACACGCGCCTGTCGTTCTTGTGTTCTATTCTTAAATAGACCACATGAATCTCAATTCGGCCTCTTCACAAGCTGTCAGATTGATATTCGGTCACTGAATCTCAACGAGAGACCGAAAACGCATTGACCAGTTCACGAACACCTGAAGCGACCAGCAGCCGCTCCCAATATCTGATACCGACGATCACCTCTTTAGGTGTCCTCGTTCTATTGGGGCTGCGCGTTTGGCAAACGGGGTTGCTCGGGGATGAGTTGCTGTTTGTGCATGCTATTGATCTGGGAGCTTCGGACGGGCTGTTCGCTGTCGGGTCATCACATCCTCCGTTTGTGAGACTTCTCGTCAGCCTGTTTGCCGATGGAGAGTCCCCTGACTGGCTCTTGAGACTTCCGAGCGTTGCGATGGCTGTCGCAACAGTCTTTGTGTGGAATGCCATTTTGAGCAGGCTGGTCCCCGACCGCTGGCTGATCGCCCTGCTCTTGCCGGCGATGGCCCTCAGTCCGGTTTGGTTAACGCAAGGATTCCAATGCCTTCCTTATGCAGCCCTGGCGTTCTTCTCGAGTTTGCACTGCCTCGCATGGATGGGGATGCTGGAGTCGGATCGTCTAAGCTGGAAATGCTTGTTCGTGGTGTCCGGCATTCTGCTTCCCTGGACGCACTTCTTCGGCATCAACGTATTGCTCGTCGATCAACTGATCTGGGGAATTCTGCTGCTGAAACGAGTGGTTTCGATCAAATCCTGGCTGACGTTGAACGCTCTCATTGCAGCGTTGACCCTGCCCGTCGTTCCGCTCGCTGCCTATTACGTTCGCATTGAGAGCACGTTTTCCATCAAGCCGATTGAAGACTTCGACAGCTATTTTCTGCCTGTTTCGTCGCTCTTCTTCTCCTATTTGACATTCTCGGTCTTCACAACTTATTGGCCCACATTTCTGCTTCTCTATGCTGCGGCAGCCGTCTTCCTTGGCATCGTCATCCAGTCAAGAGGCTCAGAAGAAGTAGAAGTCGACCCTTTGAAATCAGACGAAGTCAGAACAGCGAACAAGCCACTCAATGACTGGTTTGGCTGTATCGCTGTTGGGTTTCTTCTGGCAGGCTTTGGAGCGGGACAGCTACATTCCTGGATCGGACAGTCCGCGATGTGGCCTCGATACATGCTCGCGGGCTCTTGGATTCACCTCCCACTTATCGCGTTTTTTCTGTGGAGATTTGCGAATCGGACCGCCGCACGAGTCGCTGCCGCGGCTGGCTTGTTGTATGCCCTCGTAGGATCTCAATACGCATTGCAAGTTCACGGCACAGACTGTCACCAAGTCGCTTCCGAACTGCGAACGAACTGGCAACCAGGAGATCGATTTCTTGAGCAAGGCGTCGACATCTGGTCCGGCGAGAATCACTTCGATCGGTTGTGGTTTCGCCGCTACGTCAGCCCCGACTGGTCCGTTCTCGCCCTTCCAGCAGTGCCGCGAGACACTGTCCTTGAAACCGGTTTACAACTCGAATCAGTCCCCGCTGACTGTGAGCGAATCTGGGTTTTCTCTCACCTGTTCACCGACGAATTCCACGACCGACAAAACATTCCAGGCTGGGAATTGAAAGCAACCGCCTGCTACGGCGACGTCTGCCCGCTTGCCGTATATGTTCGCATCCCCACAGACAATGAGCAGACGGTTAGCCATCGCAATTGAAAACCCTGCATCGTCACGCGGTACGAACATCACGACCTTCTCTTCTACGTTTTTGCTCAACTCACCAGCATGTACACTACCGTTAGTCGGTCTTGAAAGGTCCTCGAGACTCTCATCACAGGTAGACCAGTTCCTAGGGAACATGTCATTAAGCTCCGAACGTCAAATCGGTTCACGTGCAAAAGGCAATACGGTCGACTGGAAATGGAACTGATCGCCGATCTGTGGAATGGAATGAAATTTTTCCTTAGATCATGGTCGAATTCATGCTCCGACGAAGATGTCTATGCCTTCTGCAAGCAGAATGTGATTGCAAGCTTGCATAAAGGGAAAGTTCGTGATGCAAAGTTTTACCTGGAGGCTATGAGGTATTGCTTACGCCGAAGAATAAAGTTCGTTGAAGCGGCAAGACTAAACCAAGCTGACGATTTGGCGCTGGAAGCAGTCTGCAACTACTTTCTGTTCGACGTGCGAAGCTCTGCACGACTGCTCAAAAAGTCTCTGAGGGTTTGCCCCGAAAACGTCGTTGCAATGCATTGGTTGCTGTGGATTAAACACTCAACTAGGCAAGCGAAAGTTCGAGAAGATTTTCTCCCGAACTTTCATTCGCCACGCAAGCAATCGCTTAGGCTTCCACTGTCTGACATCTTCATTCACGAGATCGAATGCGCTCGCCTCTTGTATCACCGGCAGTACGAAGCAGCAGGAGCGATACTAGAACACATGCGTTATTCACAGCAAAGTCGCGATGTTGGCGAATACGGAACATATTTAAACGAACTGAAGATTCTCAAATGCACTCGAAATCATCAAATCGTTGATCTGGAAAAACAAGAGATCACCGCATTACTTCAGAGATGGAAAGTTGAGTTTGACAAGTTCAGTTGTAAAGATACTCCGGAACCATGAAGCGAGGTCGGCCAAGCTATGTCTGACAATGTTGATTCGCTGGTCAGTTGATTGCACTTCACCAACTTCCCACGAGGCTGATCATCGCTTCGGTCGTGAATCAAGTGACGTAGGCTGGGTTGGCGAGGTCAATGGAGTTCTGTTGTGAAGAAGACGCCGAAGTGATTCCGGTCGAACCCCGTCCTTAGGCTAGGGCGCCATGCTCCCAATCGTTGTTCCAAAATTCACCCTGCCCAGATGAAGTTGCCCGGAAATGCCCAGACGTAACGTCCCTTTCGTTGATAGTCTCGGCATTCGACGGTAACCCGAGAAGTACAGAAAGTCGGCGCCACTTCCATATCGTACGACACATGCATTCCAGACGATGTGTGGACATCATTTGATTCAATCGTCTACCAACACAAAAAGCATGTTCACGCAAGCGAGGGCACACTCCCTCAGCTAAGGCCTTTTCCTCAATTGGAATCTCGATGATCCTTAGGCAGGAAGACTACATGACACATGTTCGAGTCCTCGTTGCTGCCATCTCGTTTTCCATCGTCACCCGTGTGCAATTCCGCATCGTCGCTGACGAGAAATCGCAAGTTGGCGATTCAACAACGCCTCCTCTGCAAGTGGATTTTTTTGAAACTCAGTGGCCGAATCAATTGGTGCTCAAACCAGACCTTAAAGAGGTTGCTTGGTTTCCCTTGCCAGGACTTGAAATATGCGAGACGAAGGAAAGCGCGATTCGTTCTGGCCAAATCACGGCTGAGTTTTTCTTCTATAATCAAAGGCTTTATCGCCAGTTGCCGTCATCCGATATCGTCGAGGTTTTGATAGTTCAAGGCCCAGATGGAATCATCGGAGACATTGTTGGAGCTTCGCCCATTGTTGCGAAAGATTTTACTGGAGATCCGTTGCAAACCTCTTTGTGGATTTGGTTTGTCGCAGCGTTCGAAGTCAATGATCGATGGTATTTTCGAATTGGACATTCCAACAGCGATGGTTCAAACTTGATGGCGCAATTCACAGAACCTCGCAAGGAGCACAAAGAGACCGTAGAAACTTGGTTACGCGAGAATTACGGCGAAGGAGTGATTGAACAGGAAAAGTAGCCTCCAATGCATGTTCACGAATGACAATCGGAACCAGGGATCCTCGCGGACGCATGGGGACAGACCGGTGAACAACTGGACGTACATCTCTCGCGAACACCAGCTCGACACGACCAACAACTCCGGACAAATACATTCAACAAACTTCAAAGCCCTGGTCACGGCCAGTCCAACTCGCCATTCACTCCTTCCTGTAAGTCACATCTCTTGCCGTTATTGATAGTTCTCCATACTCCGTGAGAACGTTAAACTCCACAAATCCGTCGGAACGAAGTCTTCGCTCTAGAGGAGCGACGACTTCCTGATAAAGCCACTTCACGCCATCATCCAAATCGGGATCAATCTCACTATCGCATTTGAAGAAAACCACTTGCTTCAACAAAATCGATCCGAAACCTCCGCGTATCTCTGTGATTGCACGCACGATATCAATCGATATCGATTCAATGGACGAATCGTGAAGTTCAACACGTCTTTCAATTGTGTCGACAAAATCTCTGGTGACGCGTGACCAGCGGTGCGATTCTGACTGTTGGTGTCGAAGATACGATTCGTTTGCACTGTCAAACGCGCGATTGATCCTCTCATAATCGTCCCCTAGAATTAATTCTGGCTTGA harbors:
- a CDS encoding FeoA family protein, which codes for METQPDSLKRLDELKSIGQQARIVDVVGDDSISVRLMEMGLTEGEEITVLGFAPLGDPVEYSIRGYRISLRKSEANRVQVESSE
- a CDS encoding FeoA domain-containing protein yields the protein MSDVLQMIPMDMLQKNESGRIVEIVGPHDWKHRLQELGLRDGAIVRVVKPGTPAIIAIDGHRFSFRSDPNTVVLVELLPA
- the feoB gene encoding ferrous iron transport protein B: MQETVQAATSAQTLTVALIGNPNTGKSTLFNSLCGGKARVGNFPGVTVEKKVGKYRFGDRNITLIDLPGTYSLSPRSDDEMVSVDVLLGRKKEVTAPDAVVCIVDASNLERNLYLFSQIRDLNLPTVLVLNMWDVANSRGVQIDVEQLSERLGVPVVTTSAHRREGIEGVTAAVLQAVENPGTKAVRLFPAEFYDEAQKLDEWLVSNGEPATHLFLRERMLLDIRGASEDAASQADQSKLKAYLEEARGRLAASGHRIPAIETKLRYDWIRQQLDGVFTRSETDHRLSASDRIDKILTHKVTGMIVFALIMLLIFQAIYTWSGPFMEMVEGLQNGANEIVGGMMGPGTLRSLLVDGIIAGVGSVIIFLPQIVMLFAFISILEDCGYMARAAFLMDKLMTKVGLSGKSFLPLMSSFACAIPGVMATRVIENRRDRMVTMLIAPLMSCSARLPVYMLMIYTFIPASLLFGFLSLRGTVLFSMYAIGAVLAIPIAWLFKKTLFKGETPPFVMELPPYKWPSPKIVFDRVYDRSKAFVVRAGTLIFAVTVVVWALGYFPGDHTTQHQLAQQIETLQASPEENAEEIDKLSAEYDDVSGALIRESYLGRMGKAIEPVVKPLGWDWRIGIGAVASFPAREVIISTMGTIFSLGGEVDEEDPSLKDALSNATWPDGRPLFTVPVALSIMVFFALCAQCGATLMVIRRETNSWRWPIFTFVYMTGLAYIAALLTYQIGTSLMG